The genomic DNA TCCTTGTCCAGCGGGATGCGAATGTCCGGGAACTCGTCCCTGGCCTCGTCCTCCTGCCACTGCAGGCTGTCGATCCACTCGTCGTCCTTGACCCACATCTGGTTCATGGTGGAGGCGTGCGAGTTGGAGGTGTCGCGGATGTACTGCGGCACCACGTCCAGCAGGTAACAGATGCGCCGCATCATGGACATGGCGTAGCCGGTGTCGATGCCGATGGGGCAGTAGTGGGCGCACCGCTTGCAGAGGTTGCACTCGGTGTAGGCGATCTGGGCCATCTCGTAGATGCGCGACGGCTCGACCTTGCCCTTCTTGTTTATCAGTTCGTAGATGGTCTCCGTGGTCTTGCTGACCGGCGAGTAGCTGGGGTCATTGTCGTGGGAGACATAGTAGTGACACGCCTGGGCGCACAGGCCGCAGCGCATGCAGGTCTCCTGATACGCCTTGAGCTTGGCCCCGGTCTCACCCTTGAGCACCCGGTTGACCACTTCCTCGATCCGCTCCGTGGTGAGTTTTGCAACCCCCCCCGCGAGTCCTGGATCCTGTATTATTCTGTCCGCTATCTGACTCATTGTTTTGTCCTCGTATTGCTGTGGTTGGATCGACCGCTACCAGTCACGGACACGGCGCACCCCGCCGAACTCTGAGCCCATGTACGCCCTGGTGAACACGGCGAAGAGGGCGTGGCTCAGGCGGGTGAACGGGATGAGCGCGATGAGCAGCTCGCCCGAGAGCACATGCAGGGTCGTCATCAGCAGGGAGGGACCGACCTGATGGTAGGCCAGCACGCCGGTGACAAAGGGCAGGACAACCAGCAACAGCGCGAACCAGTCCTTGCACCGGGTCACGTTCCTGACATGGGGCAGCGTGAAGCGGCGCACCGCGAACACGGCGCAGGCCCCGATGACCACGAAGCTGGCGATGTCGCCGTACTGCTCGGGCAGGCTCATCCAGCTGACACCAAAGGCGGTGTCCCAGATGACCACATGGGCGCCCAGGAAGATGGCCACCAGGAAGAACCCGATGTGGAAGGCGAAGGTGGCTATGGTCATGAGCGGATCGCCCTTCCAGCCCAAGGTTCCAAAGGGGATGAGCCAGTGGAAGATGGAGCGCAGGGAGTAGGGCAGGCTCATGTAGGCGAGCGACGCGCCGTCCTTGGCCTTGGCCAGGTTGTACATGCTCACCAGCCGGTAGATGGCGCCGAATATGAACACGGCCCACGCGAGCCAGGCCAGGGGGCCACTGACGAAGGTATAGATTTCTATCATGGCGTCCACCCCCTAGAACCGGGCCACATCCGCGACGATGCGGACATAGCTGTTGTTTTCGATGGCCCTGATGAGCACCTTGGAGCCGTCCGGGCTGAACACCGGGGGCCAGGCGCGGTCAAAGCTCTTCTCGTACGCCTTGCCATTGACCAGGATATGGAACTTGCCGCCCTTCTCGACCACGGCGGCGGCATTGGCGCTGTTGGCCGAGAAGGCCACGGGCCAAGCCATGTCGTAGGTGCCGTCCCACGCCTTGCCGTTGATCACGATGCGGAAGTTCCTGTTGTATTCGCTGGCCAGGATGGCGGCGCGGTTGCCGTCAGGGCTGACCACCAGATCGGTGACGATGGGGAAGGTGGCGTCCCAGGGTACGTTGTCGCAGGCCGCGGTGAACTTGCCAAACCCGGTGGCCACCACGCCCCACAGCTTCTCGCCCGATGCCGAGAACTGCAGGTTCAGACACTGGACATAGCGGGGAGCCCACAGGATGTTGCCATCCTGAGCCACGCCCCACTTGCCGCCGGTGCGAACAGGGGCGACCACGTTACTCCCCTTGGGATGGAAGGCCGGCTCCCAGACCTGCTGGAAGGTCTTCTGCCAGGGCTTGTCATCCACGGCGATGGTGTAGTCGAAGGTGGTGATCCTGGCCTGGGCGGCCACGCGCGCGCCGTCAGGGCTGAAGGTCGGGGTGAAGAGGTTGACGTAATGTCCGTCCCAAACGTTGCCATCCACGGCCACGCTGTAGACGCCCTTCATGAACCCCTCGATGTCGGCCTGGGCCAGCGAGACCACCTGGACCACGGCGGCGGTATGCGTGCCGCACGGGCTCAAGGAGTACTGGTTGGCGTTCTCGAAATAGGTGTCCCAGGGAGTCCCGTTGAGGGACACGCAATACCTGTTGTCGTTCTTGGTCATGGTGGCGATGGACGATCCGTCGGGAGTGAACTTGGTCTCCCAGGCGTATTCCGCGAAATCGCCCCACGGCTCACCGTCGATGGCCAGCGACCACTCCATGTCCTGCTGACACAGGGCGGTCAGCCTGCCGTCGGGCGAGTAGCGCAGAAACCAGAGCTTCTCGAACGGCGTTTCCCAGACCTCGTTGTTGGTCCGCACGGAGAACTCTCCGTCGCCGACCTTGACGATGGCGGCCAGGGTCTCACCGTCCGGGGAGACGTAAGGCTCTTCCTGCCATTCATGTTCCTGAAGAGGGGAAAGGGAATCAACGACCGTTTTGCGGCCAACTTCCCAATCCCATGAGGAGATTCGTCCCATAGCACCCCCTTGTGTTGTGTCGCCGCATGGTTGCGGCGGGTTAGCCCCTTTCGGGGGCCGTATTCCTTCCACACTGGGGGTCGATCGTCAGCGGGCCGTCCTGGCGGACCTCCCGGGCATGATCATCTGGTCCATCCGGTCTTCGAGGTAGGCGGCAAGCACCGCCTCTATCGGACCCTTGACCCAGGGGATGATCTGCATGCCCATGGCTTCGAACCCGTTTCGCACCGCGGTGCTCAGGCCGCCGCAGATGACGATGTCGACACCCATGGTCTTGAGGTAGGCCGGAAGGGATGCGGCTCCCGCGGTGGGCATGGCCGTCATCCCGCTTCGGACGACGCGCCCCTC from Pseudodesulfovibrio aespoeensis Aspo-2 includes the following:
- a CDS encoding NifB/NifX family molybdenum-iron cluster-binding protein, with product MDICIAGYQNRVATLLETATELRLYTLEEGRVVRSGMTAMPTAGAASLPAYLKTMGVDIVICGGLSTAVRNGFEAMGMQIIPWVKGPIEAVLAAYLEDRMDQMIMPGRSARTAR
- the tmcC gene encoding TmcC family electron transfer complex membrane anchor subunit, with amino-acid sequence MIEIYTFVSGPLAWLAWAVFIFGAIYRLVSMYNLAKAKDGASLAYMSLPYSLRSIFHWLIPFGTLGWKGDPLMTIATFAFHIGFFLVAIFLGAHVVIWDTAFGVSWMSLPEQYGDIASFVVIGACAVFAVRRFTLPHVRNVTRCKDWFALLLVVLPFVTGVLAYHQVGPSLLMTTLHVLSGELLIALIPFTRLSHALFAVFTRAYMGSEFGGVRRVRDW
- the tmcD gene encoding electron transfer complex subunit TmcD — protein: MGRISSWDWEVGRKTVVDSLSPLQEHEWQEEPYVSPDGETLAAIVKVGDGEFSVRTNNEVWETPFEKLWFLRYSPDGRLTALCQQDMEWSLAIDGEPWGDFAEYAWETKFTPDGSSIATMTKNDNRYCVSLNGTPWDTYFENANQYSLSPCGTHTAAVVQVVSLAQADIEGFMKGVYSVAVDGNVWDGHYVNLFTPTFSPDGARVAAQARITTFDYTIAVDDKPWQKTFQQVWEPAFHPKGSNVVAPVRTGGKWGVAQDGNILWAPRYVQCLNLQFSASGEKLWGVVATGFGKFTAACDNVPWDATFPIVTDLVVSPDGNRAAILASEYNRNFRIVINGKAWDGTYDMAWPVAFSANSANAAAVVEKGGKFHILVNGKAYEKSFDRAWPPVFSPDGSKVLIRAIENNSYVRIVADVARF